One Hordeum vulgare subsp. vulgare unplaced genomic scaffold, MorexV3_pseudomolecules_assembly, whole genome shotgun sequence genomic window carries:
- the LOC123423313 gene encoding photosystem II D2 protein has translation MTIALGRVPKEENDLFDTMDDWLRRDRFVFVGWSGLLLFPCAYFALGGWFTGTTFVTSWYTHGLASSYLEGCNFLTAAVSTPANSLAHSLLLLWGPEAQGDFTRWCQLGGLWTFVALHGAFALIGFMLRQFELARSVQLRPYNAISFSGPIAVFVSVFLIYPLGQSGWFFAPSFGVAAIFRFILFFQGFHNWTLNPFHMMGVAGVLGAALLCAIHGATVENTLFEDGDGANTFRAFNPTQAEETYSMVTANRFWSQIFGVAFSNKRWLHFFMLFVPVTGLWMSAIGVVGLALNLRAYDFVSQEIRAAEDPEFETFYTKNILLNEGIRAWMAAQDQPHENLIFPEEVLPRGNAL, from the coding sequence ATGACTATAGCCCTTGGTAGAGTTCCTAaagaagaaaatgatctatttgatACTATGGATGACTGGTTACGAAGGGACCGTTTCGTTTTTGTAGGATGGTCTGGCCTATTGCTCTTTCCTTGTGCTTATTTCGCTTTAGGGGGTTGGTTTACAGGGACAACTTTTGTAACTTCTTGGTATACCCATGGATTGGCAAGTTCCTATTTGGAAGGTTGTAATTTCTTAACCGCAGCAGTTTCTACCCCTGCCAATAGTTTAGCACACTCTTTGTTGCTACTATGGGGGCCAGAAGCACAAGGAGATTTTACTCGTTGGTGTCAATTAGGCGGTCTATGGACTTTTGTAGCTCTCCACGGGGCTTTTGCACTAATAGGTTTCATGTTACGCCAATTTGAACTTGCTCGGTCTGTTCAATTGCGGCCTTATAATGCAATCTCATTCTCTGGTCCAATTGCTGTTTTTGTTTCGGTATTCCTTATTTATCCACTGGGGCAATCTGGTTGGTTCTTTGCGCCGAGTTTTGGCGTAGCAGCGATATTTCGATTCATCCTTTTCTTCCAAGGATTTCATAATTGGACGTTGAACCCATTTCATATGATGGGAGTTGCCGGAGTATTAGGCGCGGCTCTGCTATGCGCTATTCATGGAGCAACCGTAGAAAACACTCTATTTGAGGACGGTGATGGTGCAAATACCTTCCGTGCTTTTAACCCAACTCAAGCTGAAGAAACTTATTCAATGGTCACTGCTAACCGCTTTTGGTCCCAAATCTTTGGTGTTGCTTTTTCCAATAAACGTTGGTTACATTTCTTTATGCTATTTGTACCCGTCACCGGTTTATGGATGAGTGCTATTGGCGTAGTTGGCTTGGCTCTGAACTTACGTGCCTATGACTTTGTTTCCCAGGAAATCCGTGCAGCGGAAGATCCTGAATTCGAGACTTTCTACACCAAAAATATTCTTTTAAACGAGGGTATTCGTGCGTGGATGGCAGCTCAGGATCAGCCTCATGAAAATCTTATATTCCCTGAGGAGGTTCTACCACGTGGAAACGCTCTTTAA